From the genome of Nitrosomonas sp. Is79A3:
TACCAAAGCAGAAAAAGACTAGAAAACGACGATTGGAGTTATTCTTCGCTAAAGGGATACTTTATGATAGGCCTTGATGTTCTTGACGGTCGTAAACTATTTGTTTATAGTCTGTGAATGATTCGAAGTTTTGCCACCTCAGAAACAGAGCAATTTTATTCCATTGGCAAATCGCGCCGGCTTCCGCCGGATATTTTGAAGCGCGCAGCAATGCGTTTGATACAACTAAACGCAGCCACACGAATCGAAGACTTACGTTTGCCGCCGTCAAATAAGCTGGAAACATTAACACAGGATCGCACCGGGCAATGGAGTATTCGTATCAACGACCAGTGGCGCGTATGTTTTCGCTTTGAGAATGGCGATGCATTTGACGTCGAAATCGTAGACTATCATTAAGGAACGCTATTATGATCAAACAAGGATTGTCCGCAATTCATCCAGGCGAATATCTGAGCGAAACCCTAACAGAATTGAATATTTCACAGGCCGATTTCGCCCGCGCTATCGGCGTTTCCTCGATGCGCATCACGCATATCATCAAAGGCACACGTCCGGTCACAGCAGAACTGGCTCTACTGATCGGACGCGCTTTGGATCAATCGCCGCAATATTGGCTCAATCTGCAAACCGCTTATGATTTAAAAATTGCCGAGGCTAGCCTTGGCGAGCTGCTGAACGAGGTACATTTGTTGGCACGGGTTTAATCAATGATACTGCGCACCCTGCTCTTTCCAGAGCAATAACAAGAAAGTATGTAGGATGGACGTAAGGAAGCGCATTTGTCGAGAATGATGCGCTTCACTTTGCTCAGCACATCCTACGGACCCGTTGTCACGCAAGCAGGCGAAGACAGTGCGATTGATCTGTTTTATACATTTCAATTGATTAGATCTGATTTTCAGTAATGATTGCATCAGCAACTTCAAATGGCTATATTATTAAACCAGACTCTAATGGGGATAGCCTCATACACAAATGATAAGTATGCGTGCAAGTAACATCGTATAACCTGTTCCAGCGACTGCTGAAATAACCTCGCCAATCATTTGCTGTTTTCCCCTATTCGTTGAATAGTGCTTGTCTTAAGCAGGGAGAAGCTGATGGCATTATCGCAGAAAAATGAACCCGGCATGGCGTTTGTCGGCGTACTGTTGCTGATTGTATTCGGTATCATGATATTCAATGACCAGCCAGTTCAAAGTCCCCGCCCTTACGATACGCCTTATCCGCAACCGTTGGATCGTCAATTGGCTGATTATTCTTACGAAAGCTGGCTGTGGGAAGATCCTTTCGACTTCAAACCAGGCGACCTCAAGGAAAGAGATTTGTATCAGATTGATATCGGAGAAGATTTAGGTCGACTTATCGGCTTAAACAAAGATAAAAAGCAAGAGTTACAAATCAGATTGCATAAAAGCCTGGATGGTCATGATTTTTCAGGAGAAGGAAATGGTTTATGTAGCAAAGAACTTGAAAAAAACTTGCGGACATCACGAGACCCGTCAAAATACTGATTTCAGTCGTCAAGATTAACCCAAAAACTGTTGAAAATAAAGAGAATCGTACCCGGCAGCGCTATGCTGTGAATGCAGGGTTGACAGCCTCCGGTTATTCCATCTTAGAATCTAATCGTTTGAATTTTTGTACCAGTTTAAATGAATCAGCTAATGAATCTATCAGTAAGCATATCAAAAAATATAACGTACGCTGGGAACATTTCAGGCATACAAGTAAACCAGACGTTATTGTTGCCTGGATTACTCATGATACTGAGATTAATAGTTTTATAGATAATTTTGGCAAACGTTTGTTCGATTTAAATTTGAATCTACTCGATCCTGAAAATTATTCAGGATTAAATCATGGAATTTATATCTATGCTTTAGATAACTTATTAAATTCAGGAATAAAAGAAAATAAATATGGCATATATCCTCAATTAGTCAAATTTCATCACCACGATCAGAGTGAAAAACTCACAGAAAGACTTAAAAAAGAACTCAATTTACGCAGAATCGAGAAATTATCTGAGGTCGCCATCATTGCAGAACAAGGCTCAGATACTGCCAACAAATTAGCTGAGAGCCTAAAGAATCTTTTTGATCCGGATAATAAAGGTGAAATGCAATTCTCCTACTTCAAAGGATTGGATGCCAACCAGCAGGCTATCAAGAAACGGGATGAACCTGATAATCAAACCAGTGTAAAAAACTGGAGCGACTATTTTTCACTTCATGCTCATGAAAACCCGTCTATCGGTCATGCGCAATTTGACTACTTGCACCGGCTAGCACAGCAAATTAAAGATCATAACAAAACAGCACATACAGCTCCGACTAAAGATCGCATCAAAGCCGTCGGCATTTTCGGCAGCGATTTTTATGACAAGCTCATCATTCTAGAAGCATTGTGGCGGGAAAATCCGAATATTGTTTATTTCACTACGGATCTGGATGCGCAGATGCTGCAACCGGAATATTGGGATTGGGTACGCAACCTCGTCGTAGCAACGCATTTTGATTTGCGTCTTCGCGACGATTTGCAGAAGCAAATTCCGCCTTTCCGTGACAGCCGACAAACCGGGATTTTTTATCAGACGCGTATGATATTTAGCGATAACAAGAAGGATCTTCAAAATGCACAACTATCACCGCTAATTTTTGAAATTGGAAGAAACGGCCCAGTTTATTTACCTCTATCGATAACAAATTTAGGTACTGATTCCATACATCCAAATTATGATCAACAAAAACAACTGATTTATTCTCTGTCATTTGTTTTCCTTATTACTATCGCACTAATACTTACGGAATATCAGATGCGCCCCAATTCGGGAGCACAAACTTTCTGGCTTTCTGGGACGGCAATTTTCTTATTTCTTATTATTGCCCTGCAGGTTTTTTTTCTTCCTACCGACAACGAGCCATTCAGCTTCACTGATGGCATCAGCACCTGGCCGACTATTCTGATACGTACATTTACAATATTGCTGGTACTCGCATTCATTATCAAACTGATTTGGGCGCTTGAAACTAATTTTTATCGCATGAACAGGAGAAGGGGAAAAGAAGCTTTAAATTTAGAAGAAGGATCCAGTCTCAGAGCAATATTCCGTGATACTGATAGAAGAAGATCAGAAGAAGAGATTCTGGATCACTGGGAAGAGATTCGTACCTCAATAATGGATACTTGTTGTAAGAAAAAATGGATCAAGGTATCTATATTTTTTATGCTATTTGGCATAGCTTCTTATGTCCTTTCTACGTTATTCGATTTTGATCCAAGAAACTATCAGTTCATATATTACGTTTTCATACTTTTGGAAATCATTTTCGCCTTAATTCTTCTATACCCTGAAAAAAAGCTAGAAGACATTGAAGAACTCAAATCGTGTTTTGCAAAACTTTCTCTATTATTAAAAAAGATAGTATCTAATAAAATACTTACTATATTGATTTTTATACCGACCTTATTTGTATTTCTGAATATCCTAACACATCCAGAATTGACCCCTCTTATCGCAACTTTATTGATTTTTTCCCTCCTGATTTATTCAGAAAAAGATGAAAATGAAAAAATGAAATCCATTCAGGAATGGGTACAAAATGATTCGGGGCCTTTTAAGAAAGAGACCTTTCTTTGGAAAGAATATCGGGAACACGGCATGCTTGAACAACGCCTATTGCGAACCACCATCATGTGGTTGATATTTATGAATATTGATATTTTTCTGACACATATGTTTACTGAGCATTCATCGTTCTGCCGCGGTTTTTTTTCCTGCGATGTGATGGATGATCTGACATTAGTCTTTAGCAGCTCTTTCGTCATTTTTCTAATATTACTTGTACTAGATGCTCAAAGGCTTTGCATTCATTGGATAGAAAAATTGCGTACCCAGCATCCATTACTAGTTGACGAGACAAAACTTAATAAAGCACCCTACTGCGATATGCTAGGTTTAATAGATAGTAAAAAAGCAATAAATGATCCATCGCAATCCCTAGAAGAAATCATCACGTTGGTCGCAAAAAGAACGCGTGCTGTCGATCAGCTTATTTATTTTCCGATTATCGCTTTGATGCTGATGTTTTTTGCCAGAATAGTATATTTTGATTTTCTGGAATTTCCGATCAGTAGCGGAATCACCTTTACCATCTGTATTTCTTTGCTTCTATATGCAGGACTGAAACTCAGATCTGAAGCAAACAGATTAAAATTGAATGTTATTGACACTATTGAAAATCAAATAACTTCGATTGATATAAAAGATAAAAAAGAAATGATCAGGAAAATACAAGAAGTGAATTATGGGGCTTTTCAACCCATGTCAGAACAGCCCGTCGTTCGCTCCGCATTATTGTTATTGGGTTCACTCGGCCTTTTTGCGGCTGAATATCTGATGTTGTTCGGCTATTAGTCTGCCATTCCTGGGAACTGATTTCAGGCTAATCTCATTTCCCAGATTGCCAATTTATCCATATCTCTTCCGGTTGCGCCGACGCTTGCCATGCGCGCGCCGGGCTTCAGCTTCGGTAAGCGGTGCAGGTTTTTTGTCGGCATAGGGATTGTGTCCGACTTTAAAATCAACGCGCAACGGCGTGCCCTTCAGTTTAAAAACCTCACGGAAAGTATTTTCCAGATAGCGCCGGTAGGTTTCCGGCACATGGTTGAGCATGGTGCCATGCACGATGATGAGCGGCGGGTTGGAACCGCCCTGATGCGCATAGCGCATTTTGGGGCGCGACATGCCACCGCGCGGCGGCGGGTGTTTCTCGATCGCCGCAATCAATGCACGTGTCAATTTAGGCGTTGATAAATCAGCCATGGCAGCCGCATAGGCTTGATCAATCGAAGGCAACAGATTTTTCATACCGCTGCCGTGCAATGCAGAAATATAGTGCAATTGTGCAAAGCTCAGAAAAGCCAGTTTACGCGTCAGTTCACGTTTAATCGTATCGCGCTGGTATTCATCCAAGCCATCCCACTTGTTAACTGCGATGACCAGCGCGCGCCCTGTTTCCAGTATAAATCCGGCAATATGCGCGTCCTGATCGGAAATCTCATTTTTTGCATCCAATATCAGTACCGCAACATTGGCATCTTCGATAGCTTGCAACGTTTTGATGACGGAGAATTTCTCGATGGTTTCGAACACATGGCCACGGCGCCGCAAACCCGCCGTGTCGATCAATGTATAGTGTTTGTCCTTATGCGCAAAATCGATGTAAATACTGTCGCGTGTCGTTCCCGGTTGATCAAATGCGATCACTCGTTCTTCGCCTAGTAAGGTGTTGATGAGCGTCGATTTCCCGACGTTGGGACGACCGACGATCGCAATTTTTGGATACTTGCTCTCGAGCGGTTCTTCTTCGACATCAGGAAAATCCGCTAACGCATAATCGGCCAATTCCTTGATATTGTCGCCATGGATCGCTGACACCGCGCAAGGATCACCCAGACCTAACTCATAGAACTCAGCGGTGACGACGGCTGTCGCCATACCTTCCGTTTTATTCACGACCAGCAGAATTTTTTGCCCGGATTTGCGCAATTGTTCGGCAATAATTTTGTCATGGGCCGTCACACCTTGGCGGCCATCCACGATAAACAGTACTTTGTCCGCCTCATCAATCGCTTGCAATGTTTGCTTGGCCATAGCATGCAAGATTCCTTCTTTAACAACCGGCTCGAAACCCCCGGTATCCATCACCAGATAGGGTTTCTCCCCTATTCTGCCTTGACCGTAATGACGATCCCGTGTCAAACCGGGGATATCAGCAACGATGGCATCGCGGGTGCGGGTGAGGCGGTTAAACAAGGTTGATTTGCCGACATTCGGCCGGCCAACTAAAACAAGTGTAGGTTTCATGATTTTTTGCTACCAGTGCCGTACACGCTAGGTGTCATTAAATGGAAAGAATTCATATTTGTGTTACCAGAATCCAGATGAATCGTTAAGATTCAGAGAGACTTACAAGGTCTACTAGCAGGCCGTTGAAAAACTATCTGCGTTGCCGCTGCGGTGTTAAAAACAGACTCAAGATACTCATTTATTAAGCATAAGCTGCGCTTTTTCGTCTGTTTTTGTTTTGTATCGGCTGCCTCGAATACGTTTTTCAACAACCTGCTAGAATTGTGTCGTACTAAAGGCGTAGACACCGCCTTTTGCTGTTTGCACTACAAACCCGTCAGGCAATAAACTCGCCGAGTTCGGAATAATACTGCCATCGGTGGCCGAACGCGCTATCAAGGCGCCATCATAATTCCGTAGTAAATTGACATACCCTTGATCATCCCCTACCACAATGTATTGGCCTTTGATGATAGGTCTCGTCAGCTTCTTACTACCTAACCGGCTCTGTTTCCACATGCTGGCACCGCTGAGCAATTCATAGGCAGCAACGACACCTTTCTCTTCGGTTACATACACATAGTCATTGTCCATAGTCAAACCGGCGCTGCTGGATGATTCACGCGCCCAGATTTGCGCGCCATCATTAATCGCAAAGCAGGCGACACGTCCCTGATATGCTGCTGCGCAGACAAATCGATTATTAACCACCGGGGCACTGGTAATATCCGTCATGCGTTCCAGTTCAGTGACACCACGCGGTTGCGAAACGGCGACCTCCCAGCCAATATTGCCATTAAACAGGCTCATAGCCACCATTTTTCCACCCGGAAAACCAGCAAACACAGCGCCATGTGCAATCGTTATTCCAGCAGTGCTTCGGACAGTCAATGGAGGTGTAGCGCCCTGATAAACCCATTTGCGCTTTCCATCAATGGCATCGAGACCAAATATCCGGCCATCGACAGTACGCACAACTACGATATTATTTTGTACTTGCGGTGGACTGAGAATTTCACTAGTGACCGTTGCTTGCCATAACATATGTCCGGATTCATTGTATGCAAGTAGCTCGCCTTTAAATGTTCCAACCAGAATCAGTCCTTCACCAATACCAACGCCTGCTGAAAACTTATTTTTGGTTTTAATCTGCCATAGCTCTTTTCCGCTAGCCGCATCATACTTCGTCAGCTTTCCTTCTTCATCAGCTGTGTATACTGCGTCATTTTCATAAACGGTATAAAAGGAAGCGATATGATTCTCACTGACTTTATTTTTCCATTTTAAAGGAATTGGATCAGCTGCCTTTAAAGCATCGAGCTCTTCTTTTTCATAAACGATGACTTCTTCCTTGACTAATATATCGGATAGCTGCGTACTCATCGATTCAATGATACGCATATCAAAGGGATTCATCGTGCTGCCACAACCTGATAGCAACAAGGTGAATATCATCCAATAGAGTAATATCTGCCAGGATCTGGCAGAATTCAACAGACAAGTCACTTCTTGATAATTAATCGGAATCGCCTAGTCCATCCAGTTTCATTTGAACAATATTGTAATAATTGTTATTTTTACTTAACTTATCGATAGCAGTTTGATAACTTAGCCGTGCTTCTGAAATTTTCTTTGCCGCCACCTGAATGTCACCTTTACGATCCCAATATAATCCTGCAAAGGACTCACCGTGCCCGGCACTCAAAAGCCGTAATGCTTCGTCGTATTTTCCTTCATCGAGCAAAATACCGGACATCCTCAAACGCGCCAAATCGTGCAGTTCTGCTTCTTTCGCATAATCAATGATCCATTGAAGGTTTTGTATAGCACGTTTATTGTTGTTTGCCTGCACATCGGCTTGTGCAGCAATCAAGGCGGCGCGAGACGCATAGCCGCTGGATGGGAATCCTTCTGTGAGCAGCTGAGCCGCGTCATTAATTTTTGCTGGATCATTTGACGATTGAACTTGCTGTACCAGGTTGTATAAATCGGCTGCCTGTTGTGCCTGTTGTTGTTGATAATACTTCCAGGCTTGCATGCCGCCAATCGTTACCAGCAGGACTGTTAGGAAAACAGTGATCGCCGTGCCATACCTGTCCCACCAGGCCTTGAATCCATCAATTTTTTCCCGTTCTTCAAAACTATAAGTTGCCATTATATCTTCCTGAATAAATACTAAATGATATGAACACTAAATTTACTAAAGATTGCAATTTACTGTGTTAAGTAGCGAAATAGTAATGCTACGAAGGTTGTTTTCTGATTAAATCGGTGACCATGTTTAACTTAACACTGGCTTGCTCGATGGGCTCTCGTAGCGGTTTAATAGTTACTTCCTGTGCATTCACTTCATCATCACCAATAATCATTGCATAATTGGCACCAGTGGCATCAGCTTTCTTCATCTGCGATTTAAAGCTGCCACCCCCGCAATGTAATACGACATTGAATCCTTCATCGCGAAGAGATTCAGCGCATTTCCAAGCATAATCCATCACTTGCTCACCTTGATGAACGATATAAATATCGGGTACAGGTTGCGTGATCTTTTTTCCGCACTCTTGCATCAACGCTAATAATCGTTCTATACCCATTGCAAAACCACAAGCTGGAGCGGGTTTTCCTCCGACTTGTTCCAGTAAACCATCGTATCTTCCGCCTGCACAAACGGTCCCTTGCGCGCCTAGCTTATCGGTTACCCATTCAAATACCGTGCGGTTGTAGTAGTCTAGCCCTCTTACCAAGCGTAAATTAATCTCAAAATTAATACCTTGCTCACGCAGTATATGCTGCATTGCCTCGAAATGGATGCATGATTCAACGTCCAGATCATCAATCAATTTTGGCGAATTCTCAATGATTTCCTGCATTCCGGGATTTTTGCTGTCAAGTATGCGCAGTGGATTAGTATGCAGACGTCTTAATGAATCTTCATCCAAGCTATCACGATATCGCTCAAAGTATTTGATCAGCCGGGCGCGGTGCAATGCACGTGATTCAGCATTACCCAATGTGCTGATTTCAAGACGCAAGCCCGAGATTCCCAATAAATCCCACAAGCGTGAGCACATGACAATCAATTCCGCATCAATATCCGGTCCGGCATAACCCAACGCTTCGACACCCACTTGATGAAATTGCCGGTAACGCCCTTTTTGCGGACGTTCATGCCGGAACATCGGACCGGCATAATAGAGCCTTTGTGGACCAGCATACAATAGGTTATGTTCGATGACAGCACGTACACACGATGCCGTGCCTTCAGGCCGCAAGGTCAGACTATCATTGTTGAGATGGTCAATGAAGGTATACATCTCTTTTTCAACGATGTCAGTCACTTCACCAATGGAGCGGATGAATAAATCGGTCTGTTCTACAATAGGTGTCCGGATATTCCGGTAGCCATAGGCAGCGAGCCATTGTTGCACCGTCTGTTCAAAATAGGCCCAAAGATAGGATTCGTCCGGGAGAATATCATTCATCCCGCGAATTGCTTTAACACCAATAGTCATCAGACAGCTTTTCTCGGATACTTTTCGCTAACATATTTATCGACAATCTGGCGAAATTCGTTGGCAATATTATCGCCTTTTAACGTTACGGTTTTTTGCCCATCGACAAACACCGGCGCTACCGGATTCTCTCCGGAACCCGGCAAACTGATTCCGATATTGGCATGCTTGCTTTCACCGGGGCCATTTACGACACAGCCCATGACCGCCAGAGACATGTTTTCAACCCCATCATATTGCTCACGCCAAACGACCATTTCGTCACGTACATAGGCTTGAATACTTTCTGCCAGTTCCTGAAAATACGTGCTGGTGGTACGGCCGCATCCAGGGCAAGCGGCCACCAGCGGTACGAATGCACGTAATCCCATGGTTTGCAGAATTTCTTGCGCGACAATAACCTCGCGAGAACGGGTTCCACCCGGCTCGGGTGTTAATGAAATGCGGATTGTGTCTCCAATGCCCTCTTGCAGAAGTATTGCCAATGCCGCTGTAGATGCCACAATACCCTTGGATCCCATACCTGCTTCTGTCAATCCCAGATGCAGCGCATAGTCGCAACGTGCAGCCAAATCGCGGTAAACCATGATCAAATCTTGGACACCGCTTACTTTACAAGATAAAACAATTTTATTGCGGTTAAGGCCAATTTCCTCGGCCCTGGCAGCGCTTTCCAGTGCTGAAGTGATTAATGCTTCCCGCATAACATATTTGGCGTCTTGTGGATTACTGGAAGCCGCATTTTCATCCATGATACGCGCCAGCATTTCCGGATCCAGACTTCCCCAATTGACCCCAATTCGCACCGGCTTGTCATACTTACAAGCTGTTTCAATCAAAGTGGCAAATTGCTCATCGCGTTTCTTACCCTGACCGACATTTCCAGGATTGATGCGAAATTTTGCCAAAGCCTTCGCACACTCAGGATAACTGGTCAGTAGTTTATGACCATTGAAATGGAAATCGCCTACCAGAGGCACATGGCATCCCATATCATCCAGGCGTGCACGAATTTCCGCCACCGCACTTGCAGCTTCCATTGAATTGACCGTAATACGAACCAGTTCAGAGCCAGCACGCGCCAACTGTGCGACCTGTTCGACAGTAGCAGTTTTGTCAACCGTATCCGTATTGGTCATTGATTGCACTACGACTGGCGCACCGCCACCCAGCATTACTGTACCAACCCGGACACCCACGCTAGACCGGCGATTTGTAGAAGTACTATTTTCAGGCATAATTTAACTGTATTAAGATCAAAAAATTATTACAAACGCTTTTACTCAAGTGTAAAACGTGCAGTTCCGTCTTGCCGCTTATAAGAAGCGATATCAATTACTTTGTCATTATAGGTGAGATTAACTGCCGATGCATTGCCTATAACAATCGATAATGGTCTTTTACCCGTGATAATTTGTTCACTGCCGTTCTTCTTGAGCTGCTCGAACAAAGAAGCGCCTGTGCCATCGACTACTTTAATCCATGAATCCCCGGTCAATTTAAAATATAAATTACCTGAGTTACTTGGCGCCGCAATTGGTTTCTCAGCACCTGGAATAACGGGCTTGTTTTTTGCTGGAATTGCTTCGGTTTTTTTATCCAGCTCCGCTTCAGAATTTTTCTCGCCATTAACTCGATCACTGGTTTGAGATTGTTGATTGGTTTGAGAACTGGCTGCAGTTTTCACGGTTTCCGACAATGGCAACTGAATTTGTACCGAAGCTGTTCCAGATTCAACTTTTGCTACAGTACTTACAGAACTGGTCTCAGGCGTTTTAATCCACATATCTTTCACAAAACTAAAATAAGCACCCGCAATGAGAATAAGTGAAGCAATAACAACTATTATTTTATTGCTGCCTGCGTTTTCCCGGTTTGAAGTAAACGATATTTGTCTATTCTTAAACGGTGTACGTTCATAAGTTGATATAACAGGAGTAGACTCAGGAAGCAATTGCAGCAAAGGAATTGGGTCTAACTGTACCAGATTGGCATAATTACGAATAAAACCTCTTAAAAAAGTGCGTCCCGGTAACTTCTCATAATTTTCTTTCTCAATTGCTTCGATCTGCTGCACCGAGAGACGTAATTGTCGAGATACATCTTCGATGCTCATACCTTTCATTACTCTGGCCTTGCGCAACAAATGCCCGACGCTTTGGACAACACTCGCGGAATCAATGTCATTTAATTCATTTCCTGCCGGTTTATTATGATCATTGTGGGTATACATATTATTCTGATTGCTATTGTCCTTGATTAGCGCGTTCTGATGATTATCAGAACCGGAAGAAACTGCATCTGAATCAATAATCTGCATGCCAGATAATGATTCGATCTCGCTTTTTTCTGTCTTTAGAATATTTTCACTCGTTGCCCGATCTTGCCAAATCTTTTCAGTGTCATTTTGGAGAGTATGATTTCCAGGCGCTACATTTAGATCAATACTGATGGCAGTAATATCTTCAGGAGATTGATCCTTATTGCCGTTCTTTTCGTTTATTGTATTCATTATCTGATCTTTCCTTCTCGAATCGCTGCTGCTTCTTTGGATTCAGGGAAATGCTTCTGCAATTGAAAAATATAACTATCAACAGCCAGTTGATTACCCATTGCTTGCTCGATCTTTATCGCCAGCATCAGACCTTCAGGCGTTGGCGCATTATTTTGCAGAAATAGAACAAGTTTAGATTGTGCATCGATTAGATTACCACGTTGAAAA
Proteins encoded in this window:
- a CDS encoding type II toxin-antitoxin system RelE/ParE family toxin codes for the protein MIRSFATSETEQFYSIGKSRRLPPDILKRAAMRLIQLNAATRIEDLRLPPSNKLETLTQDRTGQWSIRINDQWRVCFRFENGDAFDVEIVDYH
- a CDS encoding HigA family addiction module antitoxin; amino-acid sequence: MIKQGLSAIHPGEYLSETLTELNISQADFARAIGVSSMRITHIIKGTRPVTAELALLIGRALDQSPQYWLNLQTAYDLKIAEASLGELLNEVHLLARV
- the der gene encoding ribosome biogenesis GTPase Der, with product MKPTLVLVGRPNVGKSTLFNRLTRTRDAIVADIPGLTRDRHYGQGRIGEKPYLVMDTGGFEPVVKEGILHAMAKQTLQAIDEADKVLFIVDGRQGVTAHDKIIAEQLRKSGQKILLVVNKTEGMATAVVTAEFYELGLGDPCAVSAIHGDNIKELADYALADFPDVEEEPLESKYPKIAIVGRPNVGKSTLINTLLGEERVIAFDQPGTTRDSIYIDFAHKDKHYTLIDTAGLRRRGHVFETIEKFSVIKTLQAIEDANVAVLILDAKNEISDQDAHIAGFILETGRALVIAVNKWDGLDEYQRDTIKRELTRKLAFLSFAQLHYISALHGSGMKNLLPSIDQAYAAAMADLSTPKLTRALIAAIEKHPPPRGGMSRPKMRYAHQGGSNPPLIIVHGTMLNHVPETYRRYLENTFREVFKLKGTPLRVDFKVGHNPYADKKPAPLTEAEARRAHGKRRRNRKRYG
- the bamB gene encoding outer membrane protein assembly factor BamB, with translation MIFTLLLSGCGSTMNPFDMRIIESMSTQLSDILVKEEVIVYEKEELDALKAADPIPLKWKNKVSENHIASFYTVYENDAVYTADEEGKLTKYDAASGKELWQIKTKNKFSAGVGIGEGLILVGTFKGELLAYNESGHMLWQATVTSEILSPPQVQNNIVVVRTVDGRIFGLDAIDGKRKWVYQGATPPLTVRSTAGITIAHGAVFAGFPGGKMVAMSLFNGNIGWEVAVSQPRGVTELERMTDITSAPVVNNRFVCAAAYQGRVACFAINDGAQIWARESSSSAGLTMDNDYVYVTEEKGVVAAYELLSGASMWKQSRLGSKKLTRPIIKGQYIVVGDDQGYVNLLRNYDGALIARSATDGSIIPNSASLLPDGFVVQTAKGGVYAFSTTQF
- a CDS encoding tetratricopeptide repeat protein; this encodes MATYSFEEREKIDGFKAWWDRYGTAITVFLTVLLVTIGGMQAWKYYQQQQAQQAADLYNLVQQVQSSNDPAKINDAAQLLTEGFPSSGYASRAALIAAQADVQANNNKRAIQNLQWIIDYAKEAELHDLARLRMSGILLDEGKYDEALRLLSAGHGESFAGLYWDRKGDIQVAAKKISEARLSYQTAIDKLSKNNNYYNIVQMKLDGLGDSD
- the hisS gene encoding histidine--tRNA ligase; the protein is MTIGVKAIRGMNDILPDESYLWAYFEQTVQQWLAAYGYRNIRTPIVEQTDLFIRSIGEVTDIVEKEMYTFIDHLNNDSLTLRPEGTASCVRAVIEHNLLYAGPQRLYYAGPMFRHERPQKGRYRQFHQVGVEALGYAGPDIDAELIVMCSRLWDLLGISGLRLEISTLGNAESRALHRARLIKYFERYRDSLDEDSLRRLHTNPLRILDSKNPGMQEIIENSPKLIDDLDVESCIHFEAMQHILREQGINFEINLRLVRGLDYYNRTVFEWVTDKLGAQGTVCAGGRYDGLLEQVGGKPAPACGFAMGIERLLALMQECGKKITQPVPDIYIVHQGEQVMDYAWKCAESLRDEGFNVVLHCGGGSFKSQMKKADATGANYAMIIGDDEVNAQEVTIKPLREPIEQASVKLNMVTDLIRKQPS
- the ispG gene encoding flavodoxin-dependent (E)-4-hydroxy-3-methylbut-2-enyl-diphosphate synthase, which codes for MPENSTSTNRRSSVGVRVGTVMLGGGAPVVVQSMTNTDTVDKTATVEQVAQLARAGSELVRITVNSMEAASAVAEIRARLDDMGCHVPLVGDFHFNGHKLLTSYPECAKALAKFRINPGNVGQGKKRDEQFATLIETACKYDKPVRIGVNWGSLDPEMLARIMDENAASSNPQDAKYVMREALITSALESAARAEEIGLNRNKIVLSCKVSGVQDLIMVYRDLAARCDYALHLGLTEAGMGSKGIVASTAALAILLQEGIGDTIRISLTPEPGGTRSREVIVAQEILQTMGLRAFVPLVAACPGCGRTTSTYFQELAESIQAYVRDEMVVWREQYDGVENMSLAVMGCVVNGPGESKHANIGISLPGSGENPVAPVFVDGQKTVTLKGDNIANEFRQIVDKYVSEKYPRKAV
- a CDS encoding RodZ domain-containing protein — translated: MNTINEKNGNKDQSPEDITAISIDLNVAPGNHTLQNDTEKIWQDRATSENILKTEKSEIESLSGMQIIDSDAVSSGSDNHQNALIKDNSNQNNMYTHNDHNKPAGNELNDIDSASVVQSVGHLLRKARVMKGMSIEDVSRQLRLSVQQIEAIEKENYEKLPGRTFLRGFIRNYANLVQLDPIPLLQLLPESTPVISTYERTPFKNRQISFTSNRENAGSNKIIVVIASLILIAGAYFSFVKDMWIKTPETSSVSTVAKVESGTASVQIQLPLSETVKTAASSQTNQQSQTSDRVNGEKNSEAELDKKTEAIPAKNKPVIPGAEKPIAAPSNSGNLYFKLTGDSWIKVVDGTGASLFEQLKKNGSEQIITGKRPLSIVIGNASAVNLTYNDKVIDIASYKRQDGTARFTLE